One genomic region from Lycorma delicatula isolate Av1 chromosome 1, ASM4794821v1, whole genome shotgun sequence encodes:
- the LOC142317775 gene encoding uncharacterized protein LOC142317775, which produces MDAFKLYISTSMTDQIVTYTNVEIKLKREKYANDNKTTVKPTSTNEFQTLLGLLCMSAAMKNNHLNSKEYFDYTFSGTLYISVMNRNCLYFLLNFLRFDDKSTRSARKLLDKLAPTRDIWNQFIKACRINYIPGSYVTTDEELLGFRGRCPFRMYLPSKPNKYGMKIIVL; this is translated from the coding sequence ATGGATGCGTTCAAATTGTACATATCAACATCAATGACAGACCAAATAGTAACTTATAccaatgttgaaattaaattgaaacgAGAAAAATATGCCAATGATAACAAAACCACAGTAAAGCCTACTAGTACTAATGAGTTTCAAACACTATTGGGTCTACTGTGTATGTCCGCAGCTATGaagaataatcatttaaattcaaaagaatattttgattataCATTTAGCGGAACTTTGTATATTTCTGTCATGAATAGAAATTGTTTGTATTTCTTACTAAATTTTCTTAGGTTTGATGATAAGTCTACCCGATCTGCTCGTAAACTTCTCGATAAACTTGCACCTACTAGAGACATTTGGAATCAGTTTATTAAAGCTTGCCGGATAAATTACATTCCTGGATCATATGTAACTACTGATGAAGAGTTACTTGGTTTTAGAGGTCGTTGCCCATTCCGGATGTACCTTCCATCCAAGCCTAACAAGTATGGTATGAAAATTATCGTGTTATga